The following is a genomic window from Capnocytophaga stomatis.
TTCTCCAAAAGTTTTCAAAAAATACCCAAATCAAGTATATGAAAAAATAAGGAAATGGCTGAAAAGTGATGAAATTTACACGATTAGATATGCAATTGGGTTGCTTTTAACCAATTTTCTTGATGAAAATTTTGAAAAAGAGATGCTTCGTTTGGTTGCAAACGTAAAAAGCGAAGAGTATTATGTGAATATGATGATAGCTTGGTATTTTGCTACAGCTATGGCAAAACAACCCGAAGAAACTCTTTTTATCATTGAGGAAAAGTCTCTGAGTAAGTTTGTACAAAATAAATCCATTCAAAAAGCTAAAGAAAGTCGCAGAATAAGCGATGAAACTAAGAAATATTTAGAAACGCTAAAAGTTTGATATTTTCAGTTTGAAGATAAAAAAAACGGATAAAAAATTCCGATTTTCATATTTTTTTGTTACATTTGTGGCAAGAGAGTCTAATTTTTTAACTTAAAAATATATGGAAACAACCAGAGGAGGAGAGTTCTTAGTAAAAGAAACCCTATGTGAAAACGTTTTTACACCCGAAGATTTTTCAGAAGAACAAATCTTGATGCGGGACACGGTTAAGGAATTCATAGATAAAGAAATTTATCCGAATAAGCCTCGTTTTGAGCGGAAGGATTATGGTTATACCATAGAAATGATGCGGAAAATCGGCGAGATGGGTCTGTTAGGGATAGCTGTTCCTGAGCAATACGGCGGACTTGGAATGGGATTTGTTACCTCATCGGTTGTGTGTGACTATATTTCGGGAGCAACCGGCTCATTTGCAACTGCTTTTGGTGCACACACAGGAATTGGAACAATGCCGATTCTGCTTTATGGAACGGAGGAGCAAAAGCAAAAATATCTTCCAAAATTGGCAACAGGCGAAGCCTTTGGAGCTTATTGCTTAACGGAGCCTGAAGCTGGTTCTGACGCTAACGCAGGAAAAACAAAAGCGGAGCTTTCTCCCGATGGAAAACATTATATCCTCAATGGTCAAAAAATGTGGATTTCAAATGCCGGATTTGCTACAATATTGACAGTATTTGCACGTATAAATGACGACAAAAATATAACTGCGTTTGTTGTGGAGTACGACCCATCCGACCCCAATGGGATAACTTTAGGCGAGGAGGAACATAAGTTGGGAATACACGCTTCATCTACCCGACAGATATTTTTTAATAACACGAAAGTACCAGTTGAAAACATTCTTTCGGAGAGAAATAACGGCTTCAAAATAGCACTTAATGTGCTGAATATCGGTCGTATAAAGCTTTCTGTTGCTACTTTGGATGCTCAGCGTCGTATTCTTGAAAATTCTGTAAATTATGCCAAAGAACGTGTTCAGTTTGGTACACATATTATTGAATTTGGGGCGATTAAAGAAAAAATAGCAGAAATAGCAAGTAATTTGTATGCTGGAGAGGCGGCTGTGTACAGAACCCTGAAAGAGATTGAAAATAGAATGGAAATCAGGAAGTCTGAAGGAAATCCTACAAATGAAGCCGAACTGAAAAGTATTGAAGAATATGCCATTGAGTGTTCCATTTTGAAAGTGATGCTCTCGGGAGATATTCAGCGAAGTAGCGATGAGGGAATTCAAATCTTTGGAGGAATGGGATACTCTGCCGAGGTGCCTATGGAAAGTGCTTGGCGTGATGCTCGTATTACACGAATTTACGAGGGTACTAATGAAATTAACCGAATGCTTTCAGTAGGGATGCTCATCAAAAAAGCTATGAAAGGACACGTGGACTTACTAACTCCCGCAATGGCAGTCAAAGATGAATTGATGGGAATTCCTTCTTTTGAAATTCCTGATTTTTCGGAAATAATGTCGGAAGAGAAGGAGATAATTTCTCGTTTGAAAAAGGTTTTCTTGATGGTTTCAGGGTTTGCTATTCAAAAATACGGAACTGATTTGGAAAAACACCAACTACTATTAATGGCGGCTTCTGATATTATGATGGAGGTTTATATAGCTGAATCGGCAATATTGCGAACAGAGAAAAACGTGAAACGATTTGGTGAGGAAAGTCAAAAAGCACAAATAGCGATGACCAAACTGCGTTTATATCAGTCTGTTGAAAAAATAATTACCCGAGCTAAGGAAGGGATAATTTCTTTCAGCGAAGGCGATGAACAAAGAATGTTACTGATGGGCTTGAAACGCTTTACTAAGTATCATAATTATCCGAAAATCATCGATTTAAAAGAATTTATCGCGGAAGAAATCAGCAAAAAATAAAAAAATTGTTCTTGAATCATTGATGTTGAAAACTCTATCGAAGTTTATTTTACAAGGCTTTGGTAGAGTTTTTCTTTTTGTTTTTTCAAAAGAATCGATTATTTTTTGATGATTATTTTGTTTTTAATGCTTCTTTAAGCCAAAATTCTGATTTTAAGAATAATTTAATTTTCAAATACCAATTAAATTACTATTTTTGCCGACCAAAAGTTAGTAATATGGCTAAAAACGTAGTAATTGTAGAGTCGCCTGCGAAGGCAAAAACCATTGAAAAATTTTTAGGGAAAGATTTTAAAGTAGTATCAAGCTACGGACATATCGTTGATTTACCTTCCAAAGAATTGGGCGTAGATATTGAAAATGACTTCAAACCTAAATACTTGGTATCCAGTGATAAAAAAGCAGTTGTTAAGGAATTAAAAACACTTACTCAAAAAGCCGAAACGGTTTGGTTAGCAAGCGATGAGGACCGCGAGGGAGAGGCTATTTCTTGGCACTTGTCCGAAACTTTAAAATTAAAACCTGAAAATACAAAACGTATTGTTTTTAACTCTATTACAAAATCTGCGATTGAAAAAGCCATCCAAAATCCGAGAGGAATTGATTACAATTTGGTAAATGCCCAGCAAGCACGCCGTGTATTGGACAGACTTGTAGGGTACGAACTTTCACCGGTGCTTTGGAAAAAAGTTAAAAGCGGACTTTCGGCAGGACGAGTTCAATCGGTTTCTGTGAGGCTGATTGTAGAAAGAGAACGTGAAATTCAAGATTTTAAAACTAATTTCTCCTACAAAATAACAGCAGAATTTGCTAATTCCGAAGGGAAAACGTTTAAAGCAACTCTTCCAAAATCATTCGATACGTTGGAGGAAGCCAAACAATTTTTGGAAAAAAATATCGGAGCAAACTTTAAAATAGCTTCTTTAGAAACAAAACCTGCGAAAAAATCGCCTGCACCTCCTTTTACTACTTCAACATTACAGCAAGAGGCTTCTCGAAAGTTATACTTCTCAGTAAGTAAAACAATGATGATTGCACAGCGTTTGTACGAATCAGGTTTTATAACGTATATGCGTACCGACAGTACCAATCTTTCACAGGAGGCGATAAACACTGCAAAAAATGCCATAATCGGAATATACGGAAACCAATACAGTCAGGTTCGCAATTTTGCCACAAAAACAAAAGGAGCTCAGGAAGCACACGAAGCCATTCGCCCTACGGATATGACACGTACTACCATTTCCGGGGAGAGTGACCAAGTTCGTTTGTATGAGCTTATCTGGAAACGCACGATTGCCTCACAAATGGCTGATGCTCAGCTTGAGCGAACTAACGTTAAAATCGAAGCAGATAAACATAATGAGCTTTTTACAGCCAGCGGAGAAATGATTCGCTTTGACGGATTTTTAAAAGTATATCTCGAAGGAAGTGACGACGAG
Proteins encoded in this region:
- a CDS encoding DNA alkylation repair protein; this translates as METIEKQVRKELFLLKDEDYKKFTSKLIPTISPDKIIGIRVPALRKFAKDFSKQKESFLYLDLPSHFYFEENNLHAFLIENLKDYNLAMEYTEKFLPNIDNWATCDTFSPKVFKKYPNQVYEKIRKWLKSDEIYTIRYAIGLLLTNFLDENFEKEMLRLVANVKSEEYYVNMMIAWYFATAMAKQPEETLFIIEEKSLSKFVQNKSIQKAKESRRISDETKKYLETLKV
- a CDS encoding acyl-CoA dehydrogenase family protein; translation: METTRGGEFLVKETLCENVFTPEDFSEEQILMRDTVKEFIDKEIYPNKPRFERKDYGYTIEMMRKIGEMGLLGIAVPEQYGGLGMGFVTSSVVCDYISGATGSFATAFGAHTGIGTMPILLYGTEEQKQKYLPKLATGEAFGAYCLTEPEAGSDANAGKTKAELSPDGKHYILNGQKMWISNAGFATILTVFARINDDKNITAFVVEYDPSDPNGITLGEEEHKLGIHASSTRQIFFNNTKVPVENILSERNNGFKIALNVLNIGRIKLSVATLDAQRRILENSVNYAKERVQFGTHIIEFGAIKEKIAEIASNLYAGEAAVYRTLKEIENRMEIRKSEGNPTNEAELKSIEEYAIECSILKVMLSGDIQRSSDEGIQIFGGMGYSAEVPMESAWRDARITRIYEGTNEINRMLSVGMLIKKAMKGHVDLLTPAMAVKDELMGIPSFEIPDFSEIMSEEKEIISRLKKVFLMVSGFAIQKYGTDLEKHQLLLMAASDIMMEVYIAESAILRTEKNVKRFGEESQKAQIAMTKLRLYQSVEKIITRAKEGIISFSEGDEQRMLLMGLKRFTKYHNYPKIIDLKEFIAEEISKK